GAATCTTTTCGTTACTCAAGTTTAAACCGATCACACGGCGAAGAGCGCCGTCGCACCTTGCTCCAGCCCAATTGCAACAATCTGCAGTAGAAGTCCAGCGCAATAATCTTGTGGATGTAAATGGATCAAATTTTAAGCTATTGAGGAACTGGAGTACTAACAACAATTGCTCATCGCTCCGGCATAAGCCAGAAACAAGAGAAGTTACATGGAATGGAAGAGCAGTATGGAAGAAAACCATATTAAGAATGGATTTTCCTTCATTTGCAGAAGATTAGGAGACGCTCATGTTACTGAAGTTTGGAAGAGGTGATTGGTCTGATATTTAGGTGGCACTGCAGGTCAAGAACAATTGATGCGGTAGTCGGATCTAAAATTGCAGAATTCCCCCTGTGTCAAATTCAAATGGTTGTCCTTATTAGGTTATTGATTTCTAAtcttatttttttgttcatatttttttttacaaatttaattttattgcaatttaattattcaataatttttttatttgttctctcttaaattttatttttattttgtaggttaacatcaaaaataaaaatggtccATTTACAGCAAGCACCTATAAATTGGTGGACATCTACAACTGATATTAAATTCGGAGCTCGACGGAATATAGTTTGATagagttcttttttttttcattcccattgtaatctataattttttaaataatattaaaaatatgtgtGTAACTTTTCagattatttttatcaaatatatggAGCATATGTTATTGATTGTTGTtctgtatttgtttttttttgttgatatttATGAATGAGCAGAGTATAAACCACCAACACgtattaaattaaatgaaaaactagccatataaaattatcatagTATAATAAATGTTACAGTAtcatgatttttttcataacctatttataataagaagaagaagaagaagaatatagctatttcataataaattagtaGTTAATGCAACACTTTATAAATATTGCTCcaatatttttatagtaatattaaataaatgtcacaataaatatttttaaatgttactcTAAATGGCTACAAACATTTGTATTAAATATCGCTTAAACACATAACGACACCGACAAATGTAACATATTAAtgacatttataaaaaatgttgGTATAAACTTTAAACaacgtttttttaatattaagtaACATTTGATCAATGTCACAATTGATCATTTTTGTTGTAGTGATGTTACTGTTTTTTTAGTTCGGTAatatcaatttgccaaaaaaatggtGTAGTAATTGTTAAGTTTTAAAGTGTGTGGTGTAATTGTAAATTAAGGTAAAGTTCAtatattaatttgtaattaatcctttaaattttataaaaaaattaatctttatatttcaaatttatcctTCTAATAATGACtctataattcaatttataaaacattaattaaagaataatttaattaatatgattATATCAGTCTTTACCCTTGTAATGTAAAAgccaaaagaaacaattttttaatatgtacatCCTTTGATCTAAAATATTTGTcgcaattgattttttttttaatatttgtcaCTTTATAATATTAAGAGAATATTTGTTGCTACTTTTTCAAGTTTAcctcctattttttttaaatacaataacacaaatttaaaataattataaatgttataataaattttaagatatagttaatttaataaaagtgtttataaattaagacacaataattatttttttaattctcctGTTAAAGacaaatgcgataaatattatatgGACCGGAAAAATATAACTGTGGCTAAAAGAAAGAACTtagtaaaaaaagaaaacaggAGTAAACAAGATCATCAATATGcatttttaaaacaactaaatcgAACAGAACAATATATctcataataaatttatttgctCGACATACATTAATTACCTGATTTGTTCTCCCTTGTAAATTAGTAGTAGGTTGTAATTATATTGTACTAGAAACAATTTCATTTTATGCATTAATTAtcattcataattttatataaagattAGGTAGGCTGTGAGGAGAGAAATAACTCAATTTTTCTTGGaatatattcttttaatttgaataaattaaaattagtataGCTAAAAATAAGTAGAATCCTTGTTTGTAAACCCTAACCTGTCTCTCTCTTTTGAAAAATCTCTCAAATCCTAATAagtttttttcttcttgtttATTTGGGgggtggtttttggccatttttggccaaaaatcacctcACCAATctcttaaatttagtttttttcatagtttttatctttagtttttgaataaaatttttttcttggccaattttagtctagatctagaaattattttctatagtattttaattgagattagatctaatctaatcgaaattaagactagtttttttttcatctttggagatgaaattgttttttgcggtgCAAACGATTTGGATATCTGAAACAATTATAGGCAgcatcttacgacggatttcatcaagtacaagtatgttttgcgtcaatatCGATGTTGTTTTTAATCTTCAAGAGAACAGATGTATCACAGAAGATGTGATCAGTCGTGCATTCGAAGTTAGACTTCTTTAGAACGTTCAATAAATCTAgattttataattagatttagTTTTAGTctacaaatttgggtgacccctGGTGGTTAGTTTAACCCtaatcgatgactgtatttttacagctctcatcatcttttctataatagttgactcagtatgttgagaaaccgttcatgtaattttcgttattattaatggaaattttagcctttgttaaaaaaaatccggATTATTCATATGTGCTAAAAAAATGGTATAAATTATAACTATTAGCTAATATATTATCGCTGTTTAATTATTCTTGAACTTATAGACAATCAATTTAAGCATTGCAATTGTTGTAGcgtatttattattataaagataATCAAATTAGAAGCAATTCGAAAACGATATGCAAATTTTATTACTGAAATGGCCGAACTGGTGGACCAACAATGGCAACTACAAGTTTTCGAATACATGAAAATGATgactgaaaataaatttatcctaTATGCTTTTCTTTATTCCCTCTTCTTaacaaacactatatatataattaaagacacagaatatatatatttatcaaacGCGGAAATTCGCTTTCTTCCTTTATTCTAACATCGCTTTCTTGATTTCCTGCATGAAAACATTTTATTTCtgtcatttatttatatatttattgaaagaataactaaagaataattaaaaaaaatgcatgGATTGATTAGATATGTAGTGTAGCTTATAAATTACCTCATGGAACCATAGTCTAATAGTGTGGAGGAGGAGGAGATGCATAGATGTagtgtggtggtggtggagacTTGTACACCGGTGGTGGTGGAGATTTATACTTGTAGACTGGTGTAGGTGGTGGAGGTGATTTGTATTTGGGCGGTGGTGGTGGAGATTTGTAGACTGGTGGTGGTGGAGACTTGTACTTATAAACTGGTGTAGGTGGTGGAGGCGACTTGTATTTGGGTGGTGGTGGTGGGGATTTGTAGACCGGCGGTGGTGGAGACTTGTACTTATAAACTGGTGTAGGTGGTGGTGGGGACTTGTATTTGGGTGGCGGTGGTGGGGACTTGTACACCGGCGGTGGTGGAGACTTGTACTTATAAACTGGTGTAGGTGGTGGTGGTGACTTGTATTTGGGTGGCGGTGGTGGGGACTTGTACACCGGCGGTGGTGGAGACTTATACTTATAAACTGGTGTAGGTGGTGGTGGTGACTTGTATTTGGGTGGTGGTGGAGGAGACTTGTACACCGGCGGTGGTGGAGACTTGTATTTATAAACTGGTGTAGGTGGTGGTGGTGATTTATATtttggtggtggtggaggagATTTATACACTGGTGGCGGTGGAGACTTATACTTATAAACTGGTGTAGGTGGTGGTGGTGATTTATATTCGGGTGGTGGTGGGGGAGATTTGTATACTGGTGGTGGTGTAGACTTATATTTATAAACTGGTGTAGGTGGTGGAGGTGACTTATATTTGGGTGGTGGTGGGGGAGACTTGTACACTGGTGGTGGTGGAGACTTATACACTGAAGGAGGAGGTGGTggtgatttatatttatatggtGTTGGAGATGGTGGTGGTGGGGATTTCTTGGGAGGAGGAGGAGAGTAGTAAAGATAGTGATCATCAGCTGAGGTTTGAGGAGGGAAGCTTAAAGAAAGTGTTACCACTAAAAGAGAAGCAATGAGAGAGGCCATTGAAGACCCCATTTTTGTTATTGTTATTGTTATgttgttttgatatgtttctcAACAACACTCTCTACTCTTtatatagataatttttttacccTCTAAgtattaaaaattgtaaaattaatgTATAGACatagtaattattaataattaacctttttaggtatGTCTGAAAGGACTGTTGTTGTCATCATTGATCTAGCactgtttttagaaatttgactTCAAGTATAAGCtgtgtttttgtttaattaattgatgGGATTTTGGCTTGTTATGGCTCATGGTGCAAGCTAAGCAGGGGATAAACAAagactaattaaaataaattgtttcaAGTGTGAATATATAATATCCATTCTCTTCGCTTATAGTTTAGTAAAAGGCATAatagatcttttttttttctgaatttactataattttaatttaatttaaaaattaacagtacttttgaatcaattttacTTATTGTTCAATTTAGcatgtatttttattgatagattattaaaattattttttaatgttatatcATGTCATATGCTGgtaaataatttttagaatttaagttAATAATATTGTAccgtcattttttaaaattaattgtaaattgtCGAGATTgaatgttttattaaattataatttttttaaattatactaaaacatttttttctttaggATTCTTTTTGCAGacaaaaataatgaataatagtatattttaattgtcATTTAATCAATTTACCTCAACTCAAAATTGTTAGAATAATTTTCAAACATTCAGATTTctcattaaaataatactaacttaaattttgtaatttaaaactTATCACTGAATTAATCAATTTATGACCTTTTCTGTTAACGTATTACTTTGAAAACTTTTACGTGAGATTGCCCAACTTTTCAAGGTGTCTTTAATAATTTTGCCTTTTTGGGACCCTGGCGGCTATGACTTAGCCCTCGTAATTTAGAAGTAGTTTTTCCGGTCTCTTTTTTTGCCCTATTGCATGGCTCTCTCTCTCATCTTCAATCTGTGggcaaatattaaaattagacgAAGCTTTAAAATTAATCTCAAAATTACTtactaaataaaagaaaagctGGGAATATCAGAGACAAAAATTGAGGAAcgtatataaaaagaaattttatcaaattaatatgATACCATAGCTAATTATTGGTTTCTTTTTATTCAAGATTTGTCAAGTATAggattaattaactaattggcCACTGACATTTGCATCTGTTCTTGGAGGATAGTGTAATTTTGTGGAATGATTTTTGCCTTTAGATCAAGAGAAGTCCCATCATATTGAATCATGGTTTAGTGcaaggaaaaaaatattaagaagaGTGCAcgccagtttttttttttttttttttaaaccaaacctttaactCCTTCATAAAACTAAAATTCCATTTTCAGGGTAGTGAAGCGGTGCTTTTCCGGCTATATGCCGAAAATTCATCGTTTTATCATTCTTTTGTCTATTTTATcgtagttttattttaatagtttgctccgtttttgaatatttgttgGATTTTTAATGTGGTTTGCATATGTTTTGGTGATTTTATTAGTTATTGTTGTTTGAATCGATCCTTAATTTGATAAGATTGTTTAGTGTTGTCCGACTCTCATATTCAAATTGTGATCCAATCGTTGGAGTATATTTGAAACAAGACATGTTAAAGATGAAGATATTAAAGGTGTAAATGGTGCTCAGGTTTATTATGACGTCAAATTATCAttcttgaattttattttttttgtttcgttttgATTAAAGTTGATTTATTTAGTGTTTCTTTATTCATAATTTATAAGCataatcatctaaaaatatcatattaatcgACTTTTTGTTTATATctcatgtttttaaaattatcaattttatctcATTATCAATTTCTAATTTCAATATATCCATTCTTGCAGTGTTTACATTATggctaatcccctgaaaaaccccccacctttcaacTCCCATTCATtggcaccctcacctttcaaaatctccaattttacccaaatttccacctttcattttcaattgtaccctaaaaatattaaattagctctttttcactataaaaaagttcaaatcgataatttatattttaattcatattctaaatagtcctcaatgtttaaatttaaacaataaaaccatatttcctaaaattttaaaagttaaatttttttatataaaatataaatcaattaaaaatatcattaaatatggttttattgttgaaatttaaacattaagaactatttagaacatgaattaaaatataaagtatcgatttcaactttttttagtgacaaaagcccaatttaatacttttagagtgcaattgaaaatgaaaggtgataatttgggtaaaattggagattttgaaaggtgagggtgcaaacgaaggggGGTCGAAAGGTGGAGAGTTTTTCAGGGGTTAAGCCTTAcattattaaaatgtttttccttttcctttcctTCTTAAATTGCCAATTTGCAAATCCATTATTCATTTCGAGAGTAAttgatatcaattttttaatttttttatttcagtcacTCAACCAACTTTTTATCActttattttggtattttcgAACAAAATATGCTTAAATGACAGctggaaattaattttttttatctgaaaacttgtcatgtatatataatttgatcaaaaaaattcttttttagaataaaattatttttgtgtaataaatttcaaagtaaaactagtaaaatccggttgtcacatgtcaacttcTGGCGGACACCCAAgtattttttactaaaaatatcaaaattaaaaaaaattaaagttcaatgatcggaaaaaaaaattagtaactgaaattaaaaaattaaaaatttaataatagtcAGGATCAAATACCCTTCACTTTCAAGATAAAAAACagaaggcctaattacttaaaaaaaacccatcttataacatttttttgtttataccctcacgtaggaaaaaattcatttctaccatttttttgatttttcgttttcatctctaccctaaaatttaaatttttgacaattaaattaattaaaggatgaaaacattataaatgattaataatattaatgtttaattagaatataagctaaatataaatgatcattttgaatgtttttccaaataaaaagaggttaaatTAGCTCTTTAAAGTAGAaacgaaaatgaaaataaaaaaaaagtacaaataaattttttcatagGTCAGGATATTAACGAATAAATGTTTCAAAGTTTACGTAATTAGGCCAAACCAGAAAAACCTTCAGGTCTACTCTCTTACTGCAATTTGATGCATGTCCATTAATTAATTGCTCAGCAAAATTTGTATgggtaaaataaaatatgaagaaTTCTTGAGATGTATATTAAACTTTGACTAAGGTTTCAATTCATTAGTTTTTGTTGCTCCTAGTGTTCTTCACTCCCGGAAAAGTCTTTAAATGATGGGCCGCCGCCGCCTGTATCCATTGCTGCTCTTTCTGCAGCCGTTGTCTCCGCTGGTGCTTCCTCCCTCCGGTGCTACCTGCTTCCTTTTCTCTCTTTCCTGCTGCCTGCTCCCTTTTCTTTCCTCCACTTGCTGCTGCTATTGCCTCTTGCTTGGGAAACTATTAGATATACcgaaaaattcataattaatttgcctacaaaattaattaatatattaattattattgtttataggCTAATCACTCAAAATCTCCTCACCTTTAGCCCCTTTTGCAATTATACTCCGACgtagtaattttttcaattttaccctaatttgccattttgtgtttcaattgtaccccaaaacattaaattgatcttttttcattaaaaaaaagtttaaaataatccttcatttttagcctatatttcaattagaccctaatattattaataatataaaaaattaaagattttttaaacttttttttctaagtgaaaagaggtcaatttaatgctttggggtacaatttaaacataaaaacctAAATTAGGGTACAAAAATTTCCTACATCAGGGTATAATTGCAAAaggggtaaaaggtgaggggatTTTAAGTGATTAAGGCTTATTTATAAGTTGATGAGGCAAATTGTTACttaagtttatttatttaaattactgttttaatacctttttaaaatttatttggatTATAGttcaaatatgaaaatataatataCGAACTTTTTTGCACTTTTGAAAAAGTAgatagaattaaaaattaaaaaataggataaaacaGACGATTTTaaatgtgtaaaatataaaaaaatatcaaaactataATGTATGTTTATATGGTTAGgcctattttataaatttaaacttaaacTCTAAACTCTAAACCTTGAAcattaaattctaaaatttaaattgtctgcgtgctataaaaaaaatttacaacaaataaataaattttagaaaaagcCATGTCCATGTGTATACTCCCTctgtttatatttagttgtctatttaggtaaaattgtacatattaagaaaatgaattttttgttttataataagaataaatactaatataaccctatgTAATAAATGCtttgtaaattgagttatagGGTCATTTATTAGGCagagataaatttgaaaaataatagttaatgttattttgaaattctaaatggacaactaattataaacaatTCATTTGGccaaatggacaactaaataaaaacggaGGGAGTGCTTTACATCAGATAAGAGAATTGGACGATATAATTTGacggcctaattatttaaaacccACTTACCTTTAACTTTTTGTACGTTAATACCCTGatctagaaaaaaaaaaattagttgtaCCCTTATTTGGGTTTTTATATTTCACCTCTatcccaaattttaaaaaaagattatttattgaaaacaattatatatagggattatttcgtatttttttctattaaaaaaatacaaacaagtccttcatctttaaaataattatatacgtcctaaaaaaattaatttatttttttcatttaaaaaaacgCTTCCACCAGACCTGTCACCCGACTTCATCAGACTCGTCGCGCGACCTCAAATCCGCCGCCGTCCTCCttccataaaaaataaaatttatttcgtttgtttaaaaaggtatttttttactgtttttaattataaatatttattgataattaatataaattaaataaaaaattattataatttgttatatCTTGTGAGGaagaatgttttttttatattaataataattttaacgtctaattagaatatatgctaaaaatgaaggattattttaaacttttttcaaatgaaaagaagtTAATTTAATGCTcgggggtagaggtgaaacataaaaacacaaataatggtacagctgatttttttttcttaagt
This region of Mercurialis annua linkage group LG1-X, ddMerAnnu1.2, whole genome shotgun sequence genomic DNA includes:
- the LOC126684541 gene encoding extensin-3-like codes for the protein MGSSMASLIASLLVVTLSLSFPPQTSADDHYLYYSPPPPKKSPPPPSPTPYKYKSPPPPPSVYKSPPPPVYKSPPPPPKYKSPPPPTPVYKYKSTPPPVYKSPPPPPEYKSPPPPTPVYKYKSPPPPVYKSPPPPPKYKSPPPPTPVYKYKSPPPPVYKSPPPPPKYKSPPPPTPVYKYKSPPPPVYKSPPPPPKYKSPPPPTPVYKYKSPPPPVYKSPPPPPKYKSPPPPTPVYKYKSPPPPVYKSPPPPPKYKSPPPPTPVYKYKSPPPPVYKSPPPPPKYKSPPPPTPVYKYKSPPPPVYKSPPPPHYIYASPPPPHY